In Aspergillus nidulans FGSC A4 chromosome II, the genomic stretch GGGTGAGGGTTGGGGCCATTCTACCTGTTAATTTGACTAGTGAGGTTGCGACTAggcagatatatatttcatTACTCGGAGTTTGGTTGGTAGCTATCAATGCACAATATTGCATAATTAATGCATAATTCGCCATACAAAAATACATCATTTGAGATGATGCTGAGTACTATTGGGCAGCTTGCATTGAAGAGACAACATATCTGATCATGGCCTTGAATCCATACGGACTTTGCCTCTGCCGTCACTGCATCTGATCAAGCATGGCCTGGTGGTGAGACGGGAGTATTGGAGTACCCAAGACCACTAACTAGTAGACTAGCATGAAGCGACTAAGATAAGAGTGGACCGATATCGCTCGACTTGGAGTCTGTCTACTTGGAGTCTCTGGAGTCATCTTCTGTGCATCTTCCCGCTCTGCTGACACCCTCGATGGCTACTCCAAGCCCAATCCAGCCCACTTTCCAGGGCCATGCCAGCGTTCCCGCCAGATCGCCGCGGTCCCGTCGCAATCGGCCATGCGACTTTTGCCGCTTCCGCAAAGTCGCCTGCAAGATAAGCAGAGTCGGCGAGCCCTGCGAGCTCTGTCTGGCCAAGCAGCATGCTTGCACCTTTGACGAGGCCCCTCGCAAGCGTCGCCGGCTGCGGGTCTCGGTCTCGCCTCTCCCTGTCAACAGCATGGATGCGGCGGGAGATGCACTTGGATCTGGCGATCCGCTGATGGGCGTTGCGTCCCAACAGGTCGGACCAGAATCTAGCCTCGACCATGAGCTGTACGATATCAATACCTATAGTTTCTCACCCTCGGCCGTTTTGCAGGGTATGCACTCTCCAGACGGCCGACGGGACTCCAAGACCAACACTTCTGGTCCGCAAGATGCTGTCCACTGCAGTCCCGCTTCTATACATGCTGTGAATTCAGCGCCCACCCCGACGTTCGCATCCAATCAGTCGCGGTCCTGTCAAGAAAGGAACGCGGCGGCCTCGCCGGCATCTTCCGAAATCACGAGCGGTCGACCGTCGTCGCCTCTGATGCGCTTCGTTGGATCCTCGGGGGACCTCGACACCTACCTTCTCGCGCATCGTCACTACGACGAACAGAACACCTCTCTTTCCAGGCATACTCATATTGTCTACCAGCGCCTACAGAACCTGGAGAGTTCGCTGGCCGAGTCCATGCCCCCGCCGCTTCTGACTATGTGCCGGAACCCGTCTCTCCCCAGAGGGCATGAGATCACAGACACCAAGCTGGTCCAAGAGGCGCGACAAGAGGTCCAGCAGTTGCTGAACGCCGATACGGTGCAGCGGCTCTGCGCCCTTTTTTCCCGCTTTGTGCACCCATACCTACCCATCATCGACCGGAGGACGCTGACCAAAGAAAGTTCCCGCCTCTTGGACTCGCCCGCCTTGCTGGCTGCTATAGCTGCTACTGCAAGTCACTTTGTGGCCTACGACGATGTTCTGTGCCTCGAATCGGCTAAGCCTCCGTCTCCAGGCCGGCTGTATCAGTTGAGCTGGCACCTGGTACTGGGGGAGCTCGCCTCCCCGCGGCTGTCAACGGTGCAGGTCTTGATCCTGCTCCTCCATCGGCACCTGCCTGACGAGCTCTCCTTTGAAGGATCGATGGACTCCAACATGCGAGGGCTCCTTGTCGCGTCAACGTACACTCTCGGCTTGAACCGGGAACCAGGTAGGTGGGACACGCTTTCGCCGCACCAGCGCAAGCTCCGGAGATGTCTTTGGTGGGTCGCATGGGTGACGGAGAAGTGGATGGCGTTCAGCGATGGTATGCCCAGTCAGTATTATGACAGCGAATACAACGTATCTCCGTTGGAGGAGTCTGACATAGCGGCTCTCGACAACCGCCCAGTTGGCTACTCGCCTTTCGTGTACTTGAACCAACTCACATT encodes the following:
- a CDS encoding Zn(II)2Cys6 transcription factor (transcript_id=CADANIAT00003939): MATPSPIQPTFQGHASVPARSPRSRRNRPCDFCRFRKVACKISRVGEPCELCLAKQHACTFDEAPRKRRRLRVSVSPLPVNSMDAAGDALGSGDPLMGVASQQVGPESSLDHELYDINTYSFSPSAVLQGMHSPDGRRDSKTNTSGPQDAVHCSPASIHAVNSAPTPTFASNQSRSCQERNAAASPASSEITSGRPSSPLMRFVGSSGDLDTYLLAHRHYDEQNTSLSRHTHIVYQRLQNLESSLAESMPPPLLTMCRNPSLPRGHEITDTKLVQEARQEVQQLLNADTVQRLCALFSRFVHPYLPIIDRRTLTKESSRLLDSPALLAAIAATASHFVAYDDVLCLESAKPPSPGRLYQLSWHLVLGELASPRLSTVQVLILLLHRHLPDELSFEGSMDSNMRGLLVASTYTLGLNREPGRWDTLSPHQRKLRRCLWWVAWVTEKWMAFSDGMPSQYYDSEYNVSPLEESDIAALDNRPVGYSPFVYLNQLTFILDDVVRSYFSLAASDQTSASLSVSLALAKGLRLRLRAWLDSLPSRLQPHERRTVELLDGNDDPGPSGNFSLHLAYMTTQLAIYRALIRPVSLIALQGHTWHNAPTSLDIDLDAAEAVVEGALSNTKTLLASLMKLTTAEWDSFWPGWSRHNFASISTLLLHLYLLTSRFQAWPLSGPSSPNKAGSCFLTSQLEKLQALMPKWRWHLILASRGAGGRKGLTNLALLRLDALMNEWKEESPMPTS